In Prosthecobacter fusiformis, the genomic window ATGCCAGTGAGGCAGGTTTCTTCCAGGAGCAGGAAAAGGAACTCCTGGCGGAGGCCGTCAACGACATCTCCTACGCGCTCGAAAACCTGGCCAGCGAAGCAGAGCGCCAGCGTGCTGAGGCACTGGCCCAAAGAGAGATGCAATTCTCCGCCACCATGATCGAGACCATGCCTGGCATCCTGTATTTTTACAATGACCAGGGCCGGTTCATGCGCTGGAACAAGAACTTCGAATCCGTCTCCGGTTATACCGCTGAGGAGATATCCACCATGCACCCCCTGGACTTTTTTTCCAGTGAGGATCAGCGCCCTTTAGAGGAGCGCATCGCCGAAGTTTTTGACCAGGGAGAATCCTACATTGAGGCCCCCTTCCAGTCCAAAAATGGGCGCAGCTCCCCCTATTATTTCACCGGCAGGCGGGTGGAATACGATGGTCAGCGGTGCCTCGTCGGTGTCGGCATTGATATCTCCGAGCGCATGCAGGCTGAGAAGGCCTTGAAGAAAAGTGAGCAGCGCTACCGCTCCACCCTGGAAAACATCCTCGAAGGTTGCCAGATCATCGGACACGACTGGACCTACCTTTATCTGAATCACGCCGCCACAGTGCACAACCGTCGGCCACGCGAAGAGCTCATCGGCAAACCCATGATGGAAATGTGGCCGGGCATTGAAACCACGCCGATCTTTACCCTTCTCCAGCGCAGTTTGAGGGAAGGAATCGCCCTGCATGAAGAAACTGAATTCACATTCCTGGACGGCACCAGCGGCTGGTTTGATGTCCGCGTCCAACCCGTGCCTGAAGGCATCTTCGTCCTCTCCATTGACATCACAGAGCGGCATCAGGCAGAAAAAGCCCTGCGCGATCTCAATGAAAGCCTGGAACTGAAAGTCATCGAGCGCACAGGCCAGCTCCAGCAGGCCCTCGTACGCGCAGAGGCGGCAGACAGGTTGAAGTCAGCCTTCCTGGCCACCATGTCCCATGAGCTGCGCACCCCGCTGAACTCCATCATCGGCTTCACCGGCATCCTCCTCCAGGGGCTGGCAGGTCCTTTGAACCCTGAGCAAAACAAGCAGCTCGGCATGGTACGCGGCAGCGCCCGGCATCTGCTGGAACTCATCAATGATGTCCTGGATATCTCCAAGATCGAGGCCGGGCAGTTAGAAGTGCGCGTGGAACAATTCCCCCTGCCGGATTCCATTGAGCGCGTCCTCGCCTCCCTGAAGCCATTGGCGGAAAAAAAACGCCTCTCCCTCATATGCCATCTTTCCCCAGAGATAGGCACCGTCACAGGAGACCGCCGCCGGGTGGAGCAGATCCTCATCAACCTCCTGAACAATGCCATCAAATTTACCGAGCATGGCAGCGTCACCCTCACCACAGAAATGGAAACCACAGGCCCCTGCCCCGTCCTCCGCCTCAGCGTGGCAGATACCGGCATGGGCATCAAGGAGGAGGACCTAAACAATCTCTTCCAGCCCTTCCGCCAGATCGATACCGGCCTAGCGCGCCAACATGAAGGCACCGGCCTGGGACTGGCCATCTGCCGCCGCCTCATCGCGCTTATGGGCGGGGAAATTTCAGCTTCGAGTGAATGGGGTAAAGGCAGCCTCTTCACCGTCACCCTCCCGCAAAAACCCAAGCCTGCTTCCCAGCCATGAGCCGCACCATCCTGATGATTGAGGACAATGAGCAGAACAGTTATCTGGCCACGTTTATCCTGGAAACGCAGGGCTACCGCGTTCACTCAGTGCCAGACGGCCTCCAGGGTATCGAACTGGCGCAAACTTTGAAGCCGGACATCATCCTTCTCGACATTCAACTGCCAAACATGGATGGTTATGCCGTGGCCAAAGCTCTGCGCTGTATTGACTCTTTAAAGCAGACTCCCATCATCGCCGTGACCTCTTATGCCATGCAAGGGGACAGGGAAAAATCCCTGGATGCCGGTTGCACCGGTTACATCGAAAAGCCTATCAACCCCGACACCTTCGTCACCGAGATCGAACATTTCGCCGCCCGCCCTTCTCTCCCATGACCCACGTTCTGATCGTCGATGATAAGGAAGAAAATCTGTATTACCTCCAGGCCCTGCTGACGGGGCATGGCCATCAGGTCACAGCGGCGTGCCATGGCGCTGAGGCGCTGGTGAAGGCCCGGCAACAGCCACCGGATGTCATCATTTCGGACCTGCTCATGCCCGTCATGGATGGCTATACCCTGCTGCGTCACTGGAAGGCGGATGCACGGTTGAAAAAGATCCCCTTCATCGTCTATACCGCCACTTATACCGAGGTGGAGGATGAAGAATTGGCCCTCAATCTAGGAGCGGATGCTTTCATCCTCAAACCGGCGGAGCCGGAGGACTTTCTGGAAAAACTCAGGGGTGTACAAGCGAATGCAGCAAGGCTCATCCCTGAACCGCCCCGCATCCCCAGCGCCGCCACGGAAGAGATTTTCCAGGTGTATAGCCAGACACTGATCCGCAAGCTGGAAGAAAAAACTCTCCAGCTTGAAGAGACTAACCGCGCCCTGGAAAAAGACATCCTCGAGCGCAAGCAGGTGGAAGCCTCCCTGCGCGCCAGTGAAGCCAGTCTAACCATCGCCCAAGGCATCGCCCATTTTGGCAGTTGGGAGCTGGATCTGGTGAGCCTGGACAAAATGGATGAGAACCCCCTTTCCTGGTCTGAGGAAATGTACCGCATCGCCGGTTTTGCACCCGGCTCCGTCGATGTGACACCCACCCTGTTCATGCAACTGACCCACCCGGATGACCGGACCCAGGTCAGGCAGGCAGTCTTGCGTGCCGTACGGGATCGTCAGGTCTATTCCATCGTCCACCGCCTCATCCGTCCAGATGGCCAGGAACGCATCCTCCATGAAACGGCCCAGATCTTTTATGATGAGGAATCCGGCCGCCCTCTGCGCATGGTGGGCACTGCCCATGACATGACAGAGGAGAAGCAGGCGGAATTGGAGATCCAGCGGAAGACGGACCTCCTCCGCGCGGTCGCGGACAGCACTCCAGATGCCGTTTATATCAAAGACCTCCAGGGCCGCTATCTCCTTTTCAATGAAGGAGCGGCCAAACTCGTCGGCAAAAAAGTGGAGGAAGTCATCGGTCAGGATGATCTCTTTCTCTTCGGCCAGGAAGGTGCCCGCATTGTCCATGAAAGTGACCGTCAGGTCATGCAATCTGGCGAGGCCCTCACCACGGAGGAGATACTCACCGCAGATGGCGTCACCCGTACGTACATGGCCACCAAGGCCCCGTATCGCGACAGCCGTGGAAAGATCCTCGGCCTCGTCGGCATCTCCCGGGACATCACCGAAAGCCGTCGTACCCAGGAGGAGCTGAACAAGACTGCCGCCCGCCTTTCCACCACCCTGGAAAACATGTCGGATGCCTTTTACCTCCTGGATCCACAGACCTGGACTTTTGTGTATCTGAACGCCGAAGCGGAAAAACTGCTGAAACGGAAGCGTGAGGAGCTGTTAGGCCACGTCATCTGGGAAGCTTTTCCTGAGGCGGTGGAATCTGACCTGTATCACACTTACCACCAGGCCGTGCAGGAGCATCGGACCCTCCGGCTCGAATTCTATTACCCTGAGTTGCAAAACTGGTTTGAACTCCATGCCCATGCCTCCAACGAGGGTCTGGCCGTTTATTTCCGCGTGGTCACCGAGCGCAAGCAGGCGGAGATCGCCCTGCGCACCATGGTGAAGGAAAATGGCGACCTGCGCTCCGCCCTGGACGAACACGCCATCGTCGCCCGCACGGATGCCAAGGGAAAGATCACCTATGTCAATGACCGGTTCTGCGCCATCTCCCAATACTCCCGCGAGGAGCTCATCGGGCAGGATCACCGTCTGGTAAACTCCGGTCATCATTCCAAGGAGTTTCTGGGGGACCTCTGGAAGACCATCAATGCAGGCCGTGTGTGGCGGGGTGAAATCAAAAACCGCGCCAAGGACGGCAGTAACTACTGGGTGGAGACCACGATCGTCCCTTTCCTTGATGATGAAGGCAGGCCCGTACAACACGTGGCGATCCGGGCGGACATCACCGAACGAAAAAAAGCCGAAGAAGCCATCCAGGAAAGTGAAAGCCGTTACAAACACACAGCCAACCAACTGACCAACGTCCTGAACTCTTCCCTGGACGTGATTTGCACCGTTGATGCTGCGGGCAGATTTCTGCAGGTCAACCAAAGCTGCAAAACCATCCTTGGTTATACTGTCGAGGAGTTGTTGGGAACTCCTTACATGGACAAGGTGTTGCCGGAAGACCACACTAAAACGGTGGAGGCAGCCAAAGCCATCATGTCGGGAGAGGCGACCAGCCATTTCGAAAACCGCTATGTGCGCAAAGACGGCAGCATCGTCCACATCCAGTGGTCCGCGCGCTGGTCTGAGCTGGATAAGGTCATGTTCTGCGTCGCACGTGACATCACCGAATCCAAACTGAATGCCGAGCGCATCGCGGAGCAGGCAGCCCTCCTGGACAAGGCACAGGATGCTATCCTGGTGCGGGATCTCGATCACCACATCCTCTACTGGAATCGCAGCGCAGAGCGCCTCTATGGCTGGTCCGCACAGGAAGCCATCGGCAAGTCCATCCAGGAACTCCTTTACCGGGAGCCCTCCGCCTTCATCGCCGCCACCCAGGCCACCATTACGGCTGGCGAATGGACAGGTGAACTCCAGCAGATGACCAAGGACGGCAAGCCCATCACCATTGAAGCCCGCTGGACCCTGGTGCGCAACCAAGCTGGCGAGCCGAAGTCTATCCTCGCCATCAACACGGACATCACCGAGCGCAAAAAGCTGGAGCAGCAATTCCTCCGCGCGCAGCGCATGGAGAGCATCGGCACTCTGGCCGGTGGCATCGCCCACGATTTGAACAACGTCCTGGCCCCCATCATGATGTCCATCGAGCTGCTGAAGCTCAATGAACAAAACCCACAGCGCCTGAGCATCCTCAACACCATCGAAACCAGCACTAAACGGGGTGCGGATATGGTGAAGCAGGTCCTCTCCTTTGCCCGGGGGATGGAGGGGCAGCAGCTCGAAGTGGCCGTGGCACCGCTCCTGAAGGAAGTGGAAAAAATCTCCAACGAGACCTTCCTGAAAAACATCGAGGTCCGCAGCACCATCCCCAATGATCTTTGGACTGTAGAGGGAGACCCCACCCAGCTCCATCAGGTGCTCATCAACCTCTGTGTAAATGCACGGGATGCCATGCCCAATGGCGGCACCCTCACCATCGCCGCCACCAATGTCCGCCTGGATGAGCATTATGTGGCCATGAACCTGGATGCCAGGGTGGGTCCATACGTGGTCGTCAATGTCGAGGATACCGGGACGGGCATGAGTCCGGAAGTGATGGAGCGCATTTTTGAGCCGTTCTATACGACCAAGGAACTGGGCAAAGGCACCGGCCTGGGCCTCTCCA contains:
- a CDS encoding response regulator encodes the protein MSRTILMIEDNEQNSYLATFILETQGYRVHSVPDGLQGIELAQTLKPDIILLDIQLPNMDGYAVAKALRCIDSLKQTPIIAVTSYAMQGDREKSLDAGCTGYIEKPINPDTFVTEIEHFAARPSLP
- a CDS encoding PAS domain S-box protein encodes the protein MTHVLIVDDKEENLYYLQALLTGHGHQVTAACHGAEALVKARQQPPDVIISDLLMPVMDGYTLLRHWKADARLKKIPFIVYTATYTEVEDEELALNLGADAFILKPAEPEDFLEKLRGVQANAARLIPEPPRIPSAATEEIFQVYSQTLIRKLEEKTLQLEETNRALEKDILERKQVEASLRASEASLTIAQGIAHFGSWELDLVSLDKMDENPLSWSEEMYRIAGFAPGSVDVTPTLFMQLTHPDDRTQVRQAVLRAVRDRQVYSIVHRLIRPDGQERILHETAQIFYDEESGRPLRMVGTAHDMTEEKQAELEIQRKTDLLRAVADSTPDAVYIKDLQGRYLLFNEGAAKLVGKKVEEVIGQDDLFLFGQEGARIVHESDRQVMQSGEALTTEEILTADGVTRTYMATKAPYRDSRGKILGLVGISRDITESRRTQEELNKTAARLSTTLENMSDAFYLLDPQTWTFVYLNAEAEKLLKRKREELLGHVIWEAFPEAVESDLYHTYHQAVQEHRTLRLEFYYPELQNWFELHAHASNEGLAVYFRVVTERKQAEIALRTMVKENGDLRSALDEHAIVARTDAKGKITYVNDRFCAISQYSREELIGQDHRLVNSGHHSKEFLGDLWKTINAGRVWRGEIKNRAKDGSNYWVETTIVPFLDDEGRPVQHVAIRADITERKKAEEAIQESESRYKHTANQLTNVLNSSLDVICTVDAAGRFLQVNQSCKTILGYTVEELLGTPYMDKVLPEDHTKTVEAAKAIMSGEATSHFENRYVRKDGSIVHIQWSARWSELDKVMFCVARDITESKLNAERIAEQAALLDKAQDAILVRDLDHHILYWNRSAERLYGWSAQEAIGKSIQELLYREPSAFIAATQATITAGEWTGELQQMTKDGKPITIEARWTLVRNQAGEPKSILAINTDITERKKLEQQFLRAQRMESIGTLAGGIAHDLNNVLAPIMMSIELLKLNEQNPQRLSILNTIETSTKRGADMVKQVLSFARGMEGQQLEVAVAPLLKEVEKISNETFLKNIEVRSTIPNDLWTVEGDPTQLHQVLINLCVNARDAMPNGGTLTIAATNVRLDEHYVAMNLDARVGPYVVVNVEDTGTGMSPEVMERIFEPFYTTKELGKGTGLGLSTTLAIIKSHGGFVRVYSEAGHGTRFHVYLPAHTEIRAKNPDESVEELPRGSGEQILLVDDEAAVRQITRQTLEAFGYRVLLAADGAEATAHFAMQKDDISVVLTDMMMPVMDGPTMIPVLMRIKPEVRIIAASGLNANGMVAKAANAGVKHFIPKPYTAETLLKTLRSVLAE
- a CDS encoding PAS domain S-box protein is translated as MESTATRQLNSPIRPWQTLLSLFGNTSLRTRAWCIAGIYAVLATLWIYFSDAALLALLDAPELMVKWSVYKGLGFVTVTAVALLLMMRWAFGTIGDGYEALKIHEKEIDRLKKLYSALSHINQSIVWTKSREELFPRICESLTLHGGFSMAWIGWYEAESGTLAPVASSGDVNGYLKDIHISTDDRPEGCGAAGTAYREARPVISNNLSEDPSALPWHAKAPRHGLLASAVLPIRFKGTVCGTLNVYASEAGFFQEQEKELLAEAVNDISYALENLASEAERQRAEALAQREMQFSATMIETMPGILYFYNDQGRFMRWNKNFESVSGYTAEEISTMHPLDFFSSEDQRPLEERIAEVFDQGESYIEAPFQSKNGRSSPYYFTGRRVEYDGQRCLVGVGIDISERMQAEKALKKSEQRYRSTLENILEGCQIIGHDWTYLYLNHAATVHNRRPREELIGKPMMEMWPGIETTPIFTLLQRSLREGIALHEETEFTFLDGTSGWFDVRVQPVPEGIFVLSIDITERHQAEKALRDLNESLELKVIERTGQLQQALVRAEAADRLKSAFLATMSHELRTPLNSIIGFTGILLQGLAGPLNPEQNKQLGMVRGSARHLLELINDVLDISKIEAGQLEVRVEQFPLPDSIERVLASLKPLAEKKRLSLICHLSPEIGTVTGDRRRVEQILINLLNNAIKFTEHGSVTLTTEMETTGPCPVLRLSVADTGMGIKEEDLNNLFQPFRQIDTGLARQHEGTGLGLAICRRLIALMGGEISASSEWGKGSLFTVTLPQKPKPASQP